The DNA segment atgattttttttgtgttttatttaatagGTTCGAGAATGTTTTAGATTCCCAATACGGTTAAAAAAAACCGTGGATAATTAGGAAAATTAAGAATTCCTTACCACCGTATAGAATTACGTCATTACGCTATTGACAATTTAAACTTCATAGATATGAGTTATGATTATGACGGGACGTCGTCCATCGGGCCCGCTAGTATAGTACATTTATATAGCATACGaaacatctgcatccgcatccgcggatgtgagccccttaaaatccgcatccgcattcacatctgcggatgtgaaaaaatcgggatccgcaacaaccctggtagggactaatattgctatactgtgtcgAAGGAATCGTCGTTCGTATAGCGACTTGGCGAGTGGCGGTGAATCAGACACGAGGTCGCCGCTGTAGATCAGGCGATCCGTTTGCCCcttgtttaataaaaatgtgtgtTTCTCTCGACGCTAATAAACTTCTCTCGAAAATAAGCAttagcgtgtttacacacgtGCCGCAGCGGCAGGCGGCAGCGGCACCCCACTGCATACTCAatactcatccttgtatttctatgggcCCTTGTCACACGGCACGGACTCtttgggttgattcagaccgcaacgcgacgcgtagatgtatttttaaatttatatggatttgacagattcgcaagacgtctcacgcaattgaaatctgtcaaatccatacaaatgtatgccgcgccgcgccgcgcctcgcctcgtcgcgttgcggtctgaattgaccctttgcCGCAGCGGTGCCGCAATTTCACCAAACAGACGAGACTAGGCGCCGTGTGTGAACACGCTTAGGAGTCGTGCTCGTCCGACGTGAGCCCGTGTCGACCGTCGGGCGAGCACAGTCCACTCCGCCGGTTGACAATATTCTTATATTCCTATTGACTGTGTACTTGTGACTTGTGTAGTCGGGTTCATTCCCGCGGAGTCCGTCTCCACTCTCCTCAGAGTCGGCATCCTCGAAGTCGGCGAGATACTTCACGTTTAAACTTTTGACGACTTACTGTTGTACTATTTATTTTGATGTACTTTATCgattgaaataaatatattttctcgaGAATGGTCTTTTACTATTAGACACACCCGCACAAAGTCGGGTCTCCTTTTTAACGTTGTCGTATTTAGTAGTAAAACAAACTCATGATTAGATATATAtacaatttattgtttttttatttttatacagcgACGAGCGTCCCTCGCTCGTCCCGCTAAGTCCGATACATACTCAAACATTATAAACATGTACAATCTGTAATATCTGAACACTATACAATCTGTCGCATGATATTTTCATTTGTGTCGACGACATCACAACTATACGACTAGTCCGCCGAACGAAAACGATTTCATTCTCGTTGCAAATATACATTTTTCAATCGCcgctaacattttaaaatataacaatatgcaCAGTAGTACACGAATCGCGCTTGAACGTATCTGAGTAGCTTTggaaattaattacaatatttttaaaacttacgATTTAACATTGAAGTCTCTTTCTCCAAACATACACAGGACAAAAAAAAGAACATTTATGGGGCGATTTGGTCTCAGGGTCTAAAGATGTCTCGACCTAGAAGAACAATGAAGGCCCCTAGCGCCTCAATGTTACAATATTTACAGAGAACACACGAGTTAGTCACAGTCAGCTGAGACGGCGATCTGCCGCCACGACACGACTTCAGCTCGACGTCTAGGTGACGATAGTAATGTTAAAATAGAAGGAGTCACCTCAGTCGTAGTCATGTCATTAGGCTCCCTTGCGCTGACGTGCGTTAGGTTAGTGCGCCCCTCGGTTACGAAGGTTCAACACGGATCTGCGCAAGTGGACTTGAGTAGTTTGTagaataaattgttaaaagtGCAGTGAACTCCTTTACAAGGAAGTTAGGAACATCGACGTCGCGACAATCTCGCGCCCGGCAGACCACAACGTTCAGTCTTGTACTGATTAACATTAACACACGTATAACACTACGTCTTTACAGTTAACACAGTATTTACatcgtcccccccccccccccccccccccgtcccCCCTTCCTGCGCATGCCGTCCGTAACTACATCCGCCTTCACCTATTCGAGATGAAATAAAGAAGTTTGCAATAATCTGTATAAGTAGGATCGTACATACATTTACAGTACACACGCGTCACTCGCGGAGCGGCCGTTCAGACTTCGTCCGCTACAATATAAACATGTAATTTGGTACATCTGATATCTGTAATGTACGACATctaactacaataattattattaaagttatcgTTCGTGACATTTAGTACTACGAAATGAAATAAATAGTTTTGCGTTTAGGAACGCTACTCGCTACACGAGGACATCGTCAGCAGGGGAccgccgccccgccccgccccgccccgccccgcccggCTCTATACGCTATATTTACATCGGCCGACGTGACGTGACGTCCGTATCGCACTACTCTATCAGTCTCGGCGCGGGAGCCCGCCGTAGTATTTGGTTTAATCTCCGGCGCTGCGCGTGTTCACTTGGCGGCGTCGGCGTCGAACTCCTGCTCCGTCACCGACACGGCGTCCGACGACAGCGTCTCCTTCAGGATCTCCACGCAGTTCTTGGGGATGAGCGTGCCTGCGAACACAGTGGACAGTGGTGTTGAGTGACGGTCGACTTTTATTTTTCGtcgttttttataataaacgagataacgcccgcaacttcgttgggccaaaattcgtttatagcgccgGAATCGCAAAATTTTTTgtcgaataaaaagtatcctatgtccttcaaagtatctctaaatttcatcaaaatcggttcagcagtttgggcgtgaagaggtaacagacagacacactttcgcatttataatatacaaaactcACCGACGATCTTGAGGCCGTCGTCGGTCTTGATGCGCACGACCTGCATGCGGGGCgtgtgcgcgcgcgccgccagcGCCGCCTCCACGCGCGCCCACACCGCCAGCACGGAGCCCGCCAGCACGTGGTGCGTGCGCCGCCGCAGGCCGAGCTCGCAGTGCGGCAGCCGGCACGCGCCGCCCCAGTAGGCGTGCGAGCACGtggcccgcgccgccgcccagTGCGCGCGCCACGCCTCCTCCGCCTCCCCCTCGCTGGCGCGCCTGTACTTCTTCTGGATGTCGGCGAGCGACTCGACGCGCAGCTGCAGGCCGGTGTTGGGGCGGTACACGCGGTATGCGTcgtcggcggcgcggcgcggcgcggggcgctGGGCGGGGCGCGCGGCCAGCAGACACAGCACGGCGGTGCGGCGGCCGTTGCGCGGCGCGGCGCTCACGTAGAAGCCCTCCGCCTGCGTGCTCGCCTCGGCGCTCTTGTCGACGGCGGCGTCCCACTCGAGGCCGCGCTCGCTGGTGACGGTGTGCAGCTCGACGGGCGCCTGGCCGGTGGCATGGCGGCGCAGGAAGCGCACGCAGCGCACGCGGCGCACGCACTCGCCCGCGCTGCCCAGGTCGAGGATGCCGAGGTCGAAGCGGCCGCTGCGCTTGGCCTGCTCCATGATGGCGGCGAGCGTGTCCGTGAAGTACTTGAACAGCCTGTTCTGCAGCTCTACCGGCATGCCCAGGATCCTGTTCAGGAACTTGGACATGTTGTTGTAGTCCTGGAAGTTAACCCAGCTCAAATTAGTCgctttacataaaataaacaaaaaatttacaaaTCAAACGAAAATTTTATGATTAACAATTTTTGTAATGGCCTATATTAGACTGAGATCGCcagatgtaaataaataatcagccaagtgcgagtcggactcgcgaacgaagggttccgtaccgttataaaggaaaaaaaaaaaggcgaaaaatagtgtttttgtatgggagccccctgtTCGGGGTTGGGATAGATAAACAAGAGATCAAGAAAGGATAGTCCTGTATTGCATAGATCTATTACTATAACTAAAATGGGATATGAGATCGAGCCACGCACTCGGTGAGATGTCGCGACGTGAACTGGATATGAGATCGAGCCACGCGCTCGGTGAGATGTCGCGTCGTGAACTaaactttattacattattcaaaagtaataattaatcaaagatGCAGAGTTGCATTATTATCTAAGTTGCATAGTAGGTAATAAGGCAACACACGCTGTACGggcgttatttttttttattttaatattattcttaaatattgaagtagacgggcattttcaaaaaaatgtgtacccctggtttttaccttgtcccttgacttcgctacagattatttgtaaaaaattacatactaacattttgtaattttaatgtaggagcaaaaacaagttttcttttatgtaaggcttattaaataaataagattaaaaaaaacaagttttcttttattaaaatactatcacgtttgtataaaattttatttagtactagctgttgcccgcgactttgtccgcgttaatatagtagatcacgtcccaagtattatttattgtacaaaaatattcaatgtacagcattgactttcctacgattttattatataagtatagatgttccgcgcggctttacttgcgtaatttaggaatttcacgcaaccgtacatttttccgcaaaaaaatagcctttgttccttcacgtggtctattcttcatatttgccaattaacataaaaattgctccagtagttcttaagattataagcaatttcaaataattttcctccgttttttccacattttcctctatttctttgctcctattagtcttagcgtgataaaatgtagcctatagccttcctcgataaatgggctactaacactgaaagaatttttcaaatcggaccaatagtccCTGAGATTTgcgcattcaaataagccctttcatataattttccccgttttttccacattttcctctatttattcgctaccattagtcttagcgtaataaaacatagcctatagcctttctcaatcaatgggatatctaacactgaaataatttttcaaatcggaccagtagttcccgagattagcgcgttcaaataaggccTTTCAtgcaatttcccccgttttttctacattttcctctatttcttcgctcctattagtcctagcgtgataaaatgtagcctatagccttcctcaataaaagggctatccaacagtaaaataattattcaaatcggaccagtagttcctgagataagcgcgttcaaacaaacaaacaaactgcagaattataatattatagtatagatttagtatgagatttataaggggttttttttttctttttctgaggtttttaagtaggtaccgaaaactattaaattcacctgtccccttcccagaagttgtaacaaaatctttaataactattttttttttcttaaagtaagttgcttaaaaacatattttagattcctaaatatttaatgtatcaattgaatgtcttgttattgaaaaatctaacataatttaactacaaattaattaagattataataaaaaaaaacaacccgaccggaatgttctgtttagtgaccgtttttttttagttttataaacatactacaaaaatattttcggcactaaatgatagcagtatatttcattgtacatcgagaaactccaATTtcaatttagtagttaaaaatctgctacaagacgcggacgcaggttggacggTTCTTCAGGAACTGTTtctttgttcagataagtgaccatattttgtaagcattattatactttctccaactattaatactgttgacacgttgcaaaattagcttagtatttagtataaaaaatgaaattgtaataactattatcggttatttacaaacactacACAAGTAAAAGaaactaatattatgtgacttccgatttgtgacttttcgtatggtcacatataatggaacggacaagacacaacaggcggaaagcataaggctctattttttatttttttattcacagattttattaagaaaattggagatttttaaactggtacgattaacctacaaatatattttttattacttatgtgtcaACAAACAGCCATACTTGATAatttatcaaggcgtcgcctttacttaacaataacaaatatactatttaaaatttaagtacctaaaagtttaatttttttaattatactgATTtcatttccactacttttctatcagtaaagttgaaaatcattttgtgtcattgatatttgcagatttataataactagacatcggattatatgcatttgcatacttgcatatgcaaatgcataatataatgtcactttttaggcgatagtgcatattttggcaatttttcgttgatagtgcatatttcggtagtttaactgccatgggcattaagattgcaatcgtaaaatgttggtagaaaattattattggcgtataataaagaaataataagtctttatttcaagaaattaaaaatcctggattttatgaaattataaaaattggcgcttttattaacaatgagtttctaaaatactagagtagcaatgtcttacaaaagattctcagaaatgcgtaaccacttttttgttcaaaagacaatgtcaagtcatatattcgttatgtcattatgtatgtgagatatgcctgcaggcatcttcgaagtggcaacgcgttgctaccgtaaacttccaatctagttacgttagtaacatagaatatcattgtttattaatgtcactaccggaaaagtcttcaaaaaaataaaaaaaattaatgttaagtgacttttgatctacttactcatgtaaaaaaatgaaaaataacctagtgggtaggtcacactatgggttaaaaataattgctactcttgttgatccttgaaattatctatatattttttttaataaacaattaaatatgcatttcactagattaaataaatgaagaaatccatttatttctgtattttttgtattaaattatattttacattaagtCACACAATGGAATCTGtatcgtcgaaaattcgattttgtgtcaataatatcagaataatataacgttttcggcgttctttttaacttattccattagttcaatatttttccttgtatatgacattcaaataaaggtaaataaatgaccttaaaaaataaagacatatttttgcaagggtacacgtttttttgaaaatgcccagaaatataattaaggcttttgtgaaaatatcaagtgcctacctattaccattattgatatcgagcaaaaaaggccaaaaaaatcacgtttgttgtatgggagcccactttaaatattaattttattttgtttttagtatattttgttgttatagcggcaacagatatacacaatctgtgaaaatttcagaactgtagctatagcggttcttgagatacagcctggagacagacagactgacaggcagacatcgaagtctcatgaatagggtcccgttttcaccctttgggtacggaaccctaaaaaccatttTCGCAACTCTCGACTTGTAGGAATTTGTTTGTGTTTAGGTCGAATGCAATTTAACAGATTCTTAAACATAATAACCGCTTGTAAACATGTTCTCCCTAAACCAAATAAAAGCGCTCCTTACCTTGTCGAGGGTGAGGTGTCCAGGCGACGCGTCGCTGTTGACGATGAGGCCGACGCCGACGAGCGCGGCGGCCACGTCCTGGAAGAAGTCGCCGGCGTAGTCAGCGGGCGGCGGCACCAGCGGCGCCTCGTACTTCATGATTGCCTTCATGACGGCCTCGAGCGCCGCGCGCCCGTATTTGTTGTCGATGTTGAACTGGCTGAGGTCCCGCGTCTCCGTGGCGCGCCGGTCGCCGTGCGTCAGCGCGCCCAGCGACTCCAGCCGCTTGGCCACGGTGCTCGCGAACCGCCGCTCGCCCGCCAGGTCCGAGATGAGGAACACGTACTCGGGCGCGTTCACCTGGTTAGAGCGGTGCGTGCGCCCGAACTGCTGGACGGCGCGGTCGGCGGACCACGGCAGCTCCAGCGTGATGTGCACGCGGCGGCGCTGGTTGCGCGCGCGCCGGTCGCTCTGCAGCGAGATGCCGCTCGACGCCGCCTCCGAGATGATGGCCACGTCCTTCTCGCCGTCCATGAAGCGCCGCTTCTCGGTAAGGTTGAGCGTCTCGAGCGGCGCGTCGGCCTCCGAGCGGCTCTCGTAGTGCACGGTGCCGTCGTCGGACTGCACGACGCGGCCCTTGCGGCCCGTCATCTCGGCGACGTTGTCGGGCCCGCCGAGCTCGTCCACCAGCTGGTCGAGCGTGTTGGGCGGCAGGCGACGGCCGAGGCGTTCGATGGCGGCCAGCAGTTGCTCCTTCATGGCGCAGGCTCGCTCGATGGCGGAgcgcgcgggcggcgcgcgggGAGCGGCGAGCTGCAGTCCGTTGGCGCCGACGCGCACGCCGGTGAGTCCGCCCACGGTGACGGGGGGCGGAGCGGCGGCCTTGCGCTCGAACATGTTCTCGATCTTGTCTTGCGTGCTCGCCGCCGCCTTCTTCTTCGCcgcgggcttcttcttcttaGTCGCTTTTTTCTTCCGCTCCCACGGCGCCACGTATCCTGCACGCGATACGACATTAATACGTTGGATACGTTTGTATTACGCACTATGTACTCGAAATTGAACAGCGTTAGGAGTATGCTGTAGTGTGTATTATTGTAAACTATACATCGAAGAGATTCCACTGTCCATTTAATCGTGTTTTGAggtatatgggagcccccttaaatatttattttattttgtttttagtgtttgttgttatagcagcaacagaaatacggTCTGTAAAGAAagcagaagtctagctatagcagttcttgaaatacagcctggggacagaccgacaacgaagtctcagtaatagggtcccgtttttactctttgtgtacggaaacctaaaaagtgtgtaacaaataaataaaggtCATACCGCCGTCGCTGTCGCTGCCGGCGCCGAAGGGGTTGGAGTCGCTGCAGTCAGAGTCGTCGGGGCGCGCGTCCGAGTCGTCGTCGTCTCGCGCCCACTCATCCGATGACGATCCGGCGCGCGCGCGCTTGGCGGGCgggccggcggcggcggcggcgggggcggcggcgggggcggcggcgggggcgggcgcgcgcttggcgggcggcgcggcggcggcgggaggGGGTGCGCGTTCCAGCCCCAGCAGCCGGTTGATGCGCTCGCGGTCCGGCGCCGGGAAGTGCTTCTCCACAAGCGACTGGAACACGCCCCTGTAACACGCGCGGGTCAGTGTGCTGTGTGGGGGGCGGAGGGCGGCGGGGGACGGGGTAGTATGCGGTACGTGACACTCACTTGGCGGTGGAGACAAAGTCGGTGAGCTCGCCGTCGTCGCGCTCGAGCTGGTCGAGCGTGCGCGCCTCGCCGGTGGACTGCAGCCCGATGACGACGCACTTGCCGCACTTGACCGCCTCGCGCGCCAGCACAACCGCCTGGTTGGCTTTGGAGGCGATGCACAGGTACTTGAAGAAGCGCTGGTGCGCGGACCAGAACTGGCCCCACATGGTCTTCCGCATGCGCGGCTCGGCGTCGATGAGCTCGGCGGCCTCGGTGAAGCGCTGCATGGCCTCCACCCACAGCGCCACGCTGCGGTCGTACGTCTCGCGGAACGCCGGCGCCAGCGGCACCTCCTCGATCTTGAACGACACGCCGTGGAAGGAGAGCTGGCGCGCGATGTACATGCCACGCAGCTTCATGTCCATGGCCACGATCTCCATGGCGCCGACGCCGCGCTTCTCCACCGCGTTGATGAAGTCGACGAAGGTGGGGAAGGGCGTGCCCTCGCCCCAGATGCCGAGCCGCACCATGTACGCCATGTTGCGCGGCTCCGACGCGCCCGTGGCGGACGCGTACACGACGCGCGCCCGCGGCAGCCGCGTCTGCAGCTCGAGCGCCGTGAGCCCGGTCTTGGTGGCCTTGCCGGAGCCCACGGGGCACAGGTTCTTGGCCTTGTGGCACTCGTCGAACACGATGCAGCCGTCGAAGTCCTCGCCGCACCACTGCAGCAGCTGGCGCAAGCGCGAGCGGTACTTGGTGTCCGCCTGCGTCTCGCCGATGAGCGCCGAGTACGTGCTGAAGATGACGCCCCGCTTGACGTTGCCGTTGACGGCGGAGGAGATCTTGGCGTACTTGAACTTGCTGAGCGAGTGCACCTCGATGCGGTCGGCGCCGATGTCGCGCAGGTCGCGCTCGGCGTCGTACTTGAGGTCGTTGCTGACGGACACCCACAGCGCGCGCTTGCGGCCGCGCAGGTAGTTCTCGAAGATGATGCCGGCGATGGTGCGGCCCTTGCCGACGCCGGCGCCGTCGCCGACGAGGAAGCCGGCGCGCGAGCCGTCCGGCAGCAGGTGCTCGTGCGCCTGCGCCGCGTACACGACGGCCTCCAGCTGCAGCGCGGACAGGCGGCCGGTGCGCACCGTGTCGTCGGGCAGCGCGGGCGTGTACGTCACGTCGGCCGGCTCGACGGACGACAGCGACGCCGTCTCGACGACGGGGTCGGGATGCTTGCGGCCCATCTTGAGCTTGCGCGGCATGTAGTCGGCGTACGTCTCCGCCACGCCCATGTCGTCGTCCTCCACGTCGTCGTCGTCGGGCTTGTCGACCGGCCCACCCCCGGCGCCCGCCGCCCAGCCGCCCTTGCCCGCCCAGCCGGCGGCGAAGCTCTGCAGCAGGTGCGCGAACTGGCCcggcgcgccgcccgccgccaccAGGTTCTGCAGCAGCTGCAGGTTCATCCCCGGCAGGCCGGGCAGGCCGGGCAGGTTCGCCAGCTCCACTGCGGACACATGCGAGGCGGGGGTTAGTCGCGCCCGTTCACGGCGGCCTTCTCACGTACCTACTGATACCGACGGCCGATAAATATAACGACAAACAAATGCTTCATTGGTGTCATTACTTTTATTGTGATTGATATGTGAGCGCTCACTAGTAACCTCGCATCATGAACCCCATCTAGATTGTTTCCCGATACAGACTTAACTTCGTgcatataatctatactaatattatattataatattataattgggaagagtttgtttgtttgaacgcgctaatctcaggaactactggtccgatttgaaaaattgtttcagtgttagatagcccatttatcgaggaaggctataggctatattttatcgcactgagactaataggagcgaagaaatagaagaaagtgtggaaaaaacgggagaaattatttgaaatggcttatttgaacgcgctaatctcaggaactattggtccgattacaaaaattctttcagtgttagatggcccatttatcgagaaaggcttttaggctatattttatcacactaaaacTAAtgggaacgaagaaatagaggaaaatgtggaaaaaaaatgggggaaaatatttgaaagggcttatctcacgaactactggagcaattttgctGTTATTTGGCAGAGATGAGAAATAGTGGTCTATTTCTCATTTCTGCCTAATAACGTaatgtgaaggatcataggctatttttcgtggacaaatttttctgtgaaatatctaatttaggcGGGCGAATCTGCGCGGaatgttatatttcgcgtggtcacgacatcacgcctaaacggctggacccattttgctgaaatttggcataaagatatgtagtttgagtcccgaaggagaacataggatacatttggtcccggaaaaatgtacggttactgcacaatatacttttatgattggcgcgtaaactatttaatctattttgatggaatttggtacggtaatactttcagtctcgggaaatgacaagggatactttttatcccggaaaatatacgattcccgcacaataaacttttatgattcgcGCCTAagctatttaatctattttgatgaaatgtggcatgaagattggagatactaatttgaatctgggacaaggaatgttttttgtcccggaaaaatgtgcggttcccacaaaATATGcctacttttctgatttgcgcgtaaacgactcaatcgatgtacgtgtacaattatactaatataatataataattataaactaaagtccacgcggacgaactCGCGGGCTACAGCtagtattctaatattatattactgacACTCGAAACAACAAATAACAAGAAAGATGAATGCAGTGAAGAGTGATCGAAGAGTGTAACGTTGACATGTAACTCTACTGgcagattaatatttttattaatatactttACGGTAGTTATGGAAAAACATGGAATAAAAGCTTTAAGCCAAAGATAGAATTATTATACTCTCATGCAGAAAAATGTAGAAACAACGCTTGGAAAATCATAACTAGCTAGAGCTCACcacaacaaataaaaaatgcaaACACACTCAAACTTTAAATAACGTTTTTGAATGACATTTCGTCatcaacttaaataaaaatcgcAACATTTTCTTCAAAATAGCACCATGGCATTGTTCACTTATTATTAGTTCTCATGGTATTCACATGATGTGGTCGAGACTAGTCGTACAAGCGATATGCAGCTGGGAGTTGGGACTCACTGAGCGCGGAGCTGAGgccggcgggggcgggggcggcggcagcggcgggCGCGGCTGCGGCGCCCGCACCTTACACACACAATACTACATCGCACCACCTCCAATATTCCACTActataactatattaaaataaaacctacatagatcaaattatatttagtatattatttgtttattgaAAACTCGTTAACATTAACCGAAGTGTTTCCATATTTGTATCAaagttgtgagtgtccatgggcgactctACATGCTTTGTTTGTTTGcaccctaattttataaaaaaaaagtaagctGCTAATAAACCAACCTGGTTGTCGAATGCTCTTGTCCGGGGCCATGTTCATGGTCTGCGGCAG comes from the Aricia agestis chromosome 6, ilAriAges1.1, whole genome shotgun sequence genome and includes:
- the LOC121728176 gene encoding protein strawberry notch isoform X1 — its product is MSKRQAFGDLDNSPAPSDDDSDFDDDEDPDNLEVPGGGKTLAAAARLGGGGGGGGGGGGGGVTAKLKGSPAPVSVTVKPTTNPLAAPSGTAFGQASNWKPIRIQASSLKKPINLNMGVGGVGVAPRLPFSQLAAMANMKQLGNTKLPQTMNMAPDKSIRQPVELANLPGLPGLPGMNLQLLQNLVAAGGAPGQFAHLLQSFAAGWAGKGGWAAGAGGGPVDKPDDDDVEDDDMGVAETYADYMPRKLKMGRKHPDPVVETASLSSVEPADVTYTPALPDDTVRTGRLSALQLEAVVYAAQAHEHLLPDGSRAGFLVGDGAGVGKGRTIAGIIFENYLRGRKRALWVSVSNDLKYDAERDLRDIGADRIEVHSLSKFKYAKISSAVNGNVKRGVIFSTYSALIGETQADTKYRSRLRQLLQWCGEDFDGCIVFDECHKAKNLCPVGSGKATKTGLTALELQTRLPRARVVYASATGASEPRNMAYMVRLGIWGEGTPFPTFVDFINAVEKRGVGAMEIVAMDMKLRGMYIARQLSFHGVSFKIEEVPLAPAFRETYDRSVALWVEAMQRFTEAAELIDAEPRMRKTMWGQFWSAHQRFFKYLCIASKANQAVVLAREAVKCGKCVVIGLQSTGEARTLDQLERDDGELTDFVSTAKGVFQSLVEKHFPAPDRERINRLLGLERAPPPAAAAPPAKRAPAPAAAPAAAPAAAAAGPPAKRARAGSSSDEWARDDDDSDARPDDSDCSDSNPFGAGSDSDGGYVAPWERKKKATKKKKPAAKKKAAASTQDKIENMFERKAAAPPPVTVGGLTGVRVGANGLQLAAPRAPPARSAIERACAMKEQLLAAIERLGRRLPPNTLDQLVDELGGPDNVAEMTGRKGRVVQSDDGTVHYESRSEADAPLETLNLTEKRRFMDGEKDVAIISEAASSGISLQSDRRARNQRRRVHITLELPWSADRAVQQFGRTHRSNQVNAPEYVFLISDLAGERRFASTVAKRLESLGALTHGDRRATETRDLSQFNIDNKYGRAALEAVMKAIMKYEAPLVPPPADYAGDFFQDVAAALVGVGLIVNSDASPGHLTLDKDYNNMSKFLNRILGMPVELQNRLFKYFTDTLAAIMEQAKRSGRFDLGILDLGSAGECVRRVRCVRFLRRHATGQAPVELHTVTSERGLEWDAAVDKSAEASTQAEGFYVSAAPRNGRRTAVLCLLAARPAQRPAPRRAADDAYRVYRPNTGLQLRVESLADIQKKYRRASEGEAEEAWRAHWAAARATCSHAYWGGACRLPHCELGLRRRTHHVLAGSVLAVWARVEAALAARAHTPRMQVVRIKTDDGLKIVGTLIPKNCVEILKETLSSDAVSVTEQEFDADAAK
- the LOC121728176 gene encoding protein strawberry notch isoform X2, coding for MELANLPGLPGLPGMNLQLLQNLVAAGGAPGQFAHLLQSFAAGWAGKGGWAAGAGGGPVDKPDDDDVEDDDMGVAETYADYMPRKLKMGRKHPDPVVETASLSSVEPADVTYTPALPDDTVRTGRLSALQLEAVVYAAQAHEHLLPDGSRAGFLVGDGAGVGKGRTIAGIIFENYLRGRKRALWVSVSNDLKYDAERDLRDIGADRIEVHSLSKFKYAKISSAVNGNVKRGVIFSTYSALIGETQADTKYRSRLRQLLQWCGEDFDGCIVFDECHKAKNLCPVGSGKATKTGLTALELQTRLPRARVVYASATGASEPRNMAYMVRLGIWGEGTPFPTFVDFINAVEKRGVGAMEIVAMDMKLRGMYIARQLSFHGVSFKIEEVPLAPAFRETYDRSVALWVEAMQRFTEAAELIDAEPRMRKTMWGQFWSAHQRFFKYLCIASKANQAVVLAREAVKCGKCVVIGLQSTGEARTLDQLERDDGELTDFVSTAKGVFQSLVEKHFPAPDRERINRLLGLERAPPPAAAAPPAKRAPAPAAAPAAAPAAAAAGPPAKRARAGSSSDEWARDDDDSDARPDDSDCSDSNPFGAGSDSDGGYVAPWERKKKATKKKKPAAKKKAAASTQDKIENMFERKAAAPPPVTVGGLTGVRVGANGLQLAAPRAPPARSAIERACAMKEQLLAAIERLGRRLPPNTLDQLVDELGGPDNVAEMTGRKGRVVQSDDGTVHYESRSEADAPLETLNLTEKRRFMDGEKDVAIISEAASSGISLQSDRRARNQRRRVHITLELPWSADRAVQQFGRTHRSNQVNAPEYVFLISDLAGERRFASTVAKRLESLGALTHGDRRATETRDLSQFNIDNKYGRAALEAVMKAIMKYEAPLVPPPADYAGDFFQDVAAALVGVGLIVNSDASPGHLTLDKDYNNMSKFLNRILGMPVELQNRLFKYFTDTLAAIMEQAKRSGRFDLGILDLGSAGECVRRVRCVRFLRRHATGQAPVELHTVTSERGLEWDAAVDKSAEASTQAEGFYVSAAPRNGRRTAVLCLLAARPAQRPAPRRAADDAYRVYRPNTGLQLRVESLADIQKKYRRASEGEAEEAWRAHWAAARATCSHAYWGGACRLPHCELGLRRRTHHVLAGSVLAVWARVEAALAARAHTPRMQVVRIKTDDGLKIVGTLIPKNCVEILKETLSSDAVSVTEQEFDADAAK